taataataataataataataataataataataataataataataatatacattcTGTCaaattaataattatatattttattattacaattatatattattttatctaactagtctttttacttttacttggtgtgtgtgtgtgtgtgtgtgtgtgtgtgtgtgtgttgtgtatattttgtgtaCAATAATGTATAGTCTTTTGTGATGTgatgagatggaagaagaggaggaggaggaggaggaggaggaggagggtaatgaaAAGGGTTAAACAGCAGAAGAAgacaatgaagaggaagaaaaaacaagaggaagaataggaggagggaagaagagaaggaggaagaggaagaggagcagagaaaggcattaaaagatagaaaaataaataaaagaggaggaggagaaggaggatgaaaaggacaataagagagagaacaagaaaataaataaaataaaataaaacaacacattatcattacaatccctattattattattattattattattattattatcatcatcatcatcattcactcactatcaccaccattatcaataTTTCCTTCGTCGTATTTTTTTAGCCTTGCTCTCActgtctttatcatcatcatcactatcattatcattatcctcattattattgtatgtCACTATTAATAAAatgctaatagtaataataataatgatggtgtttctatcccgagagagagagagagagagagagagagagagagagagagagagagagagagagagagagacttaaatattttgtaaagtaggacattttttttttacttcaaatatttctttcctttcttctctctttttttctttctttatttttatttacttcacaATGTTAAATAATAttcttgattattttatttttatttttgtatatattagttccccctttcccccccccctctctctctctctctctctctctctctctctctctctctctctctggcaacaaCCACACCGGATATtatatttaaagagagagagagagagagagaggggcgcaTGCGTGACAGCCAAataaagagtaagagagagagagagagagagagagagagagagagagagagagagagagagagagagagagagagagagagagagagagaaattcttgcTCAGTGGCGGCAGGACGTTGTATGGGTAagacctctctttctctctctctctctctctctctctctctctctctctctctctctctctctctctctctctctctctctctctctctgaagaaaagagaaacaggataagtgtacatgtgtgtgtatgtgtgtgtgtttgttatgtacGTTTTTCTTATGTGTGTATTCTAGTGTATAtatagaaatgtgtgtgtgtgtgtgtgtgtgtgtgtgtgtgtgcatgtctgaagtagtagtagtcgtaatagtagtagtagtagtagtagtagtagtagtagtagtagtagtagtagtagcagcagcagcagtagtagtagtagtagtagaggtagtagtagtagtagtagtagtagcagttgtagtagtagtagtagtagtggtagtagtagtagtacctgcacgtgtgtgtgtgtgtgtgtgtgtgttccatatTATATTGCgtctgtaaacacacacacacacacacacacacacacacacacacacacacacacacacacacacacacactaactgcctaaataataaaccgtttattattatcattattattattattattattattattattattattattattacactactactactactactactactactatttcaataTTACGTATAGAATATCAAACATTGTtaatattactattgttgttgttactgttattgttattatttttattattatcattattattattattattattattattattattattattattattattattactgttatcatcattatgtaAGCTTTCAgttcgcatctctctctctctctctctctctcctctctctctctctctctctctctctctctctctctctctctctctctctctctctctctctctctctctctttctgaacaTGCATctacatatacgagtacatacaaacatacatacatacgtacgaacatgtgtgtgtgtgtgtgtgtgtgtgtgtgtgtgtgtgtgtgtgtagtacagtagtagtagtaataggagagagagagagagagagagagagagagagagagagagagagagagagagagagagagagagccatgatTCAATGCTTTGGCTATTTAAATGAATAATTccaaaagttctctctctctctctctctctctctctctctctctctctctctctctctctctctctctctctctctctctctctctctctctctctttttcctggaTACATtgctattatattattattattattattattattattattagtagtagtagtagtagtagtagtagtagtagtagtagtagtagtactaagagcaggtgcaggaggaggaggaggaggaagaggacgaggaggaggaggaggaggaggaggaggaggatcaataCTGCTGGTTCTGGcgccaacctcctcctcctcctcctcctcctcctcctcctcttctctggcACACTGCTGGTAAATACCGGTGCAAActaaccttctcctcctcctcctcctcctcttcgttctcctcttcctcctcttccttctttcgtataataataataataataataataataataataataataataataataataataataacaaacactaTTATTTTTCAGCAGACTGTGAGagtggcgaaggaggaggaggaggaggaggaggaggaggaggaggagaaggaggagtaggaggaggaggaggaagagaaggaagagaagaagaaaaaacatgcTTTTCAacactcttccctcttccttgcgggttacgagaagaagaagagaaggaagaggaggaggaaaggaggaggaggaggaggaggggtgcgCCGCTCCCCCCACTGACATATGGACCAGACTGGGGCTCACCTGGCCAAGTTGACTCATTAGGCATGTGACTGAACCTAGGCCTActctccccccgcccccccgaggtaagtagtagtagtagtagtagtagtagtagtagtagtagtagtagtagtagtagtagaagtgtcAGATATTTTAGCGTGAATAtttcaagtacacacacacacacacacacacacacacacacacacacacacacacacacacacacacacacacacacacacacacacttaaagttGCATTcctcttaaagctctctctctctctctctctctctctctctctctctctctctctctctctctctctctctctctctctctctctctctaatagtagtagtagtagtagtagtagtagtagtagtagtagtagttagataTGTATATTTAATTATCTAGTTTACAATTATCTAACTTCTATGAAAcgtaaataattacaaaaaaaaaaaattacataaaatctTAACGACTCATTCAAAATCTGAGGCAGCGAGCATTgtaaaacattaataacattgCATATATATGGCCTAATGCTGTCTCTGTGGCCATGtctattgttttcttctgtatttATAATCCTTGACCTCTTTCAACTTGCTGCTTCTAAGGAATTCACCACATCACTCAACGCCGCGCCACTGATACCAACAATCAATTCATAAACAAAAGATTAGCTGTAACTCTCCCGTATTCAACTATACTTCACCCCccctcctccactactttcccaaggctgtagttgaagtgacacgcgggtttttaagggtgtttttacggttgtagtgacagattaacaacatttctgcattattaacaggagaaacactcttgagaacctccactactttcccaaggctgtagttgaagtgacacgcgggtttttaagggtgtttttacggttgtagagacagattaacaacatttctgcattattgacaggaaaaacactcttgagaacctccactactttccaaaggctgtagttgaagtgacacgcgggtttttaagggtgtttttacggttgtagtgacagattaacaacatttctgcattattaacagcagaaacactcttgagaacctccactactttccaaaggctgtagttgaagtgacacgcgggttttttaagggtgtttttatggttgtagtgacagattaacaatatttctgcattattaacaggagaaacactcttgagaacctccactactttcccaaggctgtagttgaagtgacacggcgggtttttaagggtgtttttacggttctagtgtcagattaacaacatttctgcattattaactatctatctatctatctatctatatgtatctatttttctttctagttacttatctgtctatctatttgtctatctatctatctacctatctatctatctatgtctctatccactcatccacccaccatTCATTCACCAACCCAAACTTAACCACCTTTTCTCTGTCCCTTCCCCTGCGCTCACCCCGGTACACCCCCACAGGAGCCCCGCGGGAGAGACACAGTCCTCGGGGTACCACAGCCGGGGAGGGAGCAGCGGCAGTCTCGGGGGGGGCGGAGGAGGCAGcgtaggggaggaagaggacacgTGTGGATTTTCAGACATCTGGCCCCCTACCCGCGCCCTGCCTTACCCTAGGTGGGGGTGTGGGCGCCCTGAACTGACCCTGGGCATTAGGGAATATCAGGGTCTGGTCCAGGAACTGACTCCGGCCCTTAGAGATGTATTAGATAAGCACCCGTACGATACTGTCACAAATTTTGTAAGGTATGTGTgtatttggggtgttttgggatgttttggggtgttttggggtattttggggtgtcttGGGGGTGTCTTGggggtgtttgggagtgttttgatgtgttttggggtgttttggggtgtttagggatgttttggggtgtttagggatgtttagggatgttttgggatgttttggtgtgttttatggtgttttgatatgtttttttcttgtttttgtgcgttttggggtattttggctTGATTTGATGGGTTTAGTGATGTTAAATATGCTTGTGGGCTGTTTTATATGTTTCtggagtgtttttttggggtattttggagtgttttagggaaagtagtagtagtagtaatagtaattgtagttgttgttgttgtattagtagtagcagtagtagtagcagtaatagcagtagtagtagtaatagtagtagtagtagtagtacttttatttgtttctatttatctatttgttttctttacaatctaaccatttatctattttttatctatttatttatctatctactttcttatatatgtgtgtatgcatctaactgtctatctctctgttcatctctctatatttttatctatttaataaCTTACCACTTTATTTGTGTGGCAATCTTTCTgttcatttatctgtctatatatcgaTCTAAATGCCtacttatccatctatctatctatctatctatctatctatctatctatccattcatttacctacttatctatctatctatcaattcatatatctgtctctccttccacccATAAGTCTATCAATCCATCTATATCCCCAGATTCTGCGCGAGTTACCGGGCGTGGAGGGACAGCAAAGATCAAGATCAAAACTCACAACAGTCATCATCAGTAAACCTTCGTGAATTCTACAGAGATTATGAGCCGCCAATGATCAGCGGACGGCACACCTGCGTGGGGCTCACCTGCCTACTGCAGACATGCCTGGCAGCCCTGGAAGACGCCTACCCTGGCCTGAAGGACGCTACGTATAAGGTAAGAATATGTGGATTATATTTCGCCTTTCCTACGGGACTCGAGATCAAGATTAAATAAGGTGTATTTTGGCAGTTATGTTTAAAATTATTACTAAAGTGATTGAAAAcactatataaataaataagtaaatagacaaACCAAAGAGGCCTGCCAGGTATGTTAACACAATCTTGACCACAACTATCGTACGCTGTTAAACACATTGTTGTACCCTCATACTAACCTTGAAAATTACAGTAATTACTACATTCtgctaaattatcactagaatcacgaaaacacccttgacacTGTTtccaaaatatttataaaatgTTTTCAAAATGTTAACATACAGTTGACAGttaaccaaaacaccccaaaacacaccaaaacatcctcaaaacacaccaaaacactccaaaacacaccaaaacactccaaaacactccaaaaccctctcaaaacacaccaaaacattccaaaacactccaaaaccctctcaaaacacaccaaaacactccaaaacactccaaaaccctctcaaaacacaccaaaacactccaaaacactccaaaaccctctcaaaacacaccaaaacagtccaaaacactccaaaactctctcaaaacacaccaaaacactccaaaacactccaaaaccctctcaaaacaccaaaacactccaaaaacactccaaaaccctctcaaaacacaccctaaacactccaaaacacaccaaaacactctaaaacacaccaaaacactccaaaacactctaaaacacaccaaaacacaccaaaacataccaaaacacctcaaaacacaccaaaacactcctaaacacaccaaaacatccttaaaacacaccaaaacacaccaaaacactccaaaacacacctaaacactccaaaacactccaaaacacaccaaaacataccaaaataccccaaaacacaccaaaacactccaaaacacaccaaaacacaccaaaacatctcaaaacacaccaaaacatcctcaaaacacaccaaaacacaccaaaacatcctcaaaacacaccaaaacacaccaaaacacaccaaaacatctcaaaacacaccaaaacatcctcaaaacacaccaaaacactcctaaacacaccaaaacacaccaaaacatctcaaaacacaccaaaacatcctcaaaacataccaaaacacaccaaaacactccaaacccccccaaacactccaaaacacatcaaaacactccaaacccccccaaaacactctaaaacacaccaaaacacacctaaacacaccaTCACCGtaaccttccctcaccttcatgCGCCAGGTGGGCTGCGAGGAGGAGGTAGACAACATCGAATGGTTCTGCTCCGGATCGGTTCCTCCAGACACCTGTGAGATGGAACACGTGTTGTTATGCATCCGTGTGAGGCTGTGCGGGCGCGCGGGCGTGATGCTGCTTGACCCCGGGGTACCATGTGGGGGAGGTAGTGACGGTAATGGAGGACGGGCGGGCCCCTACTACAGGGTTCGTGCAGGGGGGGGCGACCAGTGGGGTGCAGAGGTGGTATAGGTACAGGGCGTGGGGAGGCAACGCTGCCTTTGTGACGTGGGAGGTGGTGAcgcgacgaggaggaggaggaggaggaggttgtgaagtgtttAGTGCAGAAAGTGAAGATGGAAGAACAGGAAGTGAAAAAGTGAAAGCTggcagtgaaagaggaggaggaggaggaggaggtgacagtgaagaaaaacaaggaaaaatcaaCACAAACGAAGGAACCAAACAAGGAGGTgacgaggacaagaagaacacaGCAGAACATGACCAACACAAGCAAGACACgcgggaaaaagaaaaacgagacaaagaaaacggaaaaggcgacccagaaccaccaccaccaccaccaccacaccaagaaGGACAGACGGAAAGTAAACACACAAGCATTATATTCGTcggccttcccttcctctctcccttagaAGTTGCAGAAAGACGAAACATAGCATACCCAATCAAATCCCTCGTGGGCAGAGACAGCACGGGCGCCCTCACCAGCGGTCTCTACTTCCCAGTCACCCATGTAGCCTCCGCCAAGGTCACTCTGTTTACAAAGGTGAGgacacagaaaggaaggaataggttCTCAAGTTTGgcagtattctcaaacactttagtctctctctctctctctctctctctctctctctctctctctctctctctctctctctctctctctctctctctctctctctctctctctctctctctctacgactgttttccaaggccacagagatgactagccgggttcccaagagtgtttctgctgttaataatgcacaaatgttgttaatctgtcactacaaccgtaaaaacacccttaaaaacccgtgtgtcacttcaactacaacctttggaaagtagtggaggttctcaagagtgtttctgctgttaataatgcagaaatgttgttaatctgtcactacaaccgtaaaaacacccttaaaaacccgcgtgtcacttcaactacagcctttggaaagtagtggaggttctcaagagtgtttctgctgttaataatgcagaaatgttgttaatctgtcactacaaccgtaaaaacatccttaaaaacccgcgtgtcacttcaactacagccttgggaaagtagtggaggttctcaagagtgtttctgctgttaataatgcagaaatgttgttaatctgtcactacaaccgtaaaaacacccttaaaaacccgcgtgtCACTACAACtgcagcctttggaaagtagtggaggttctcaagagtgtttctcctgttaataatgcagaaatgttgttaatctgtcactggaaccgtaaaaacacccttaaaaacccgcgtgtcacttcaactacagcctttggaaagtagtggaggtgtagcCAGAGGTGTtgcagaatataaaaaaaacagagtggtggatgactggaatagactctgTAGTCAGGCtcttagtgctgagtcaatagggagctttgaaagaagactaggttatgaggaggaggaggaggaggaggaggaggaggaggaggaggaatatagtattaataagaaaataaatcaaaagaggagaaacagtagtagtagtagtagtaatagtagtagtagtagtagtgtattgttactactactactactactactactactactactactactactactattactactactattattattattattatcatcatcatcatcatcatcaccatcaccatcatcatcatcatcatcaccatcatcaccatcatcatcaccatcatcatcatcaccatcaccatcatcatcatcaccatcatcatcatcaccatcatcatcaccatcatcatcatcaccatcatcatcatcatcaccaccatcatcaccatcatcatcatcatcatcatcatcaccatcatcaccatcatcaccatcatcatcaccatcatcatcatcatcatcatcatcaccatcatcaccatcatcatcatcatcatcaccatcatcatcatcatcatcatcatcatcaccatcatcaccatcatcaccatcatcatcaccatcatcatcatcatcatcatcatcatcatcaccatcatcaccatcatcaccatcaccatcaccatcatcatcatcatcatcatcatcaccatcatcaccatcatcatcatcatcatcaccatcatcatcatcatcatcatcatcatcatcatcaccatcatcatcatcaccatcatcaccatcatcatcatcatcatcaccatcatcatcatcaccatcatcaccatcatcatcatcatcatcaccatcatcatcatcatcatcatcatcatcatcatcatcatcaccatcatcatcatcatcatcaccatcatcatcattattactacatttatttattcatttatttttttcaggaaacaggaaaaaagaaaattccacTAACTTATTTCATgagaaacgaggaaaaagaagaacaacaacaacaagaagacgaagaagaagaagtaaacaaaaaaagggtaggaagaagagaagagaaaaacggagaagagagaaaggaagaaataagaaaacacaagcaagagaagaagaagaagaagaagaagaagaagaaccagaatgaggagaaggaggaggaggaggagataaagaaagagaaaaaaaagaagacaaagacaatacaacaacaacaacaacaacaacaacaacaacaacacacccaGCAGACAGAGATCCTGCTGGAGAGGATAGCAGGAGACACAGGGAGGTCAGCAGGGGAGCTCAGGTCACTGCTAACACACGCTGCCTCTCTGCTGACTGACCTTGACCTCTTGGCTGACCTAAGCAGACTGAATGAGGAAATTGAAGAGATTAGCAGGctgaattagtagtagtagtagtagtggtggtggtgatggtggtggtgatagtggactaggtagaagaagagaagaaaaaggaggaggaggaggaggaggagaaaaagaagaagaaaaagaagatgaagaagaaaaatgatgatgatgatgatgataatgatgatgatgatgatgaagctttggtataaaaaaatgaaaattactgaaTTCGTTCGTATGTTTGATTttgtatataatgaaatatataaataagaaatatataaagaaagagataaaaacaattatattttcttatatatgtatgtatgtatgtatgtatgtatgtatgtatgtatgtatgtatgtatgcatttctATCCATGTATTTCTGCCTTAATTTATGaacatttttcctgttttacactaaagtaaaagaaagaaagttaggTTTGTCtgtatttcattattccttttctATTAAATTATTTTTCTAGTCACTGACAATAGTACATATGAAAGTACTATGCATTtcttttattgctattttttaagGGTTTTAAATTACTGGGCTATGATTAAAATGTCGAGATAATGGAGTTTTATCAAATTTCCATCCTCGATGTGCGGTGCCGTTGAAAAGAACCACATTGGCACGTGGTggatataataatgataataataataataatgataatgatgataataataataataataataataataataataataataataataatgacaacaacaacaataacaacaataataataacctatcttatatatatatatatatatatatatatatatatatatatatatatatatatatatatatatatatatatatatatatatatatatatatatatatatatatatatatatatatatatatatatatatatatatatatatatatatatatatatatatatatatatatatatatatatatatatatatatatatatatatatatatatatatatatatatatatatatatatatatatatatatatatatatatatatatatatatatatatatatatatatatatatatatatatatatatatatatatatatatatatatatatatatatatatatatacccctTCCAATTAAGCACTGATTACTCATGGAAATCTACTGGAGGATAAAACCATGTAATTCTACACTACACACAAtgccaaaaataaaaacagaatcaATCagttaataaaagtaaaatgagaggaaaattcACGGGACAAGACAGCAGTGGAGGAGGTGAGCACAGAACACCTTACTATACAGGGACCCAAAGGAGCAGCCAGCAGGGTGTCATGTACTGAGGGTCACGCCATTCCCCTGACGTGAGGCCTCGGCCACACCAAACAAATGAAAGCAAAGAGAAGCACCTCCTCCCCTGACGCCGTGCCTTCAACTGCCCACAGTCCATTCCCCAGCAATTATGGGAAGGCATAGCTACCTGACCCTTCCACGCTGTGGCAAGGTGTCCACTCCAATAATTCTTTCGGTTCTCCTCTTTTTTCGCTGTTGTCACactaaacactaaaatgtgTGATATAATTTGATTTCCATTTTGATTTTCTCTGTTTTGTAAAAAGTTCTCTGGACATCGTCGTAAGAAAGATGTGAGATCAAAACCAAGATTCTCTGAAGCCATAGTTGCATAATCTCTCAAACCCACACCACCATTGAAAATTATTAATTATAGTAAGCTACCACTACTTCAGCCAGTAATAACCTACAAAATCTCAAGAGAAGACATATtgatataattataaataatacacaaagcaccaaattaacaaataaaacaaatgagacAAAATAGTCAGTCTCctttcaagatcaagatcaagacctTCCTCACCGGGACCCAGACCAAGATCCAGACCggccccaaacacacacacacacctacgctAACCTCCTCACATTTCCCAGCCGTGTGATCTCACCTGACCCCGCGTGACCCCAATGGCGACCCTGATAGAGCTTCCAGGCAGT
The window above is part of the Scylla paramamosain isolate STU-SP2022 unplaced genomic scaffold, ASM3559412v1 Contig4, whole genome shotgun sequence genome. Proteins encoded here:
- the LOC135096460 gene encoding LOW QUALITY PROTEIN: uncharacterized protein LOC135096460 (The sequence of the model RefSeq protein was modified relative to this genomic sequence to represent the inferred CDS: deleted 1 base in 1 codon), with product MISGRHTCVGLTCLLQTCLAALEDAYPGLKDATYKVGCEEEVDNIEWFCSGSVPPDTCEMEHVLLCIRVRLCGRAGVMLLDPGYHVGEVVTVMEDGRAPTTGFVQGGATSGVQRWYRYRAWGGNAAFVTWEVVTRRGGGGGGGCEVFSAESEDGRTGSEKVKAGSERGGGGGGGDSEEKQGKINTNEGTKQGGDEDKKNTAEHDQHKQDTREKEKRDKENGKGDPEPPPPPPPHQEGQTESKHTSIIFVGLPFLSPLEVAERRNIAYPIKSLVGRDSTGALTSGLYFPVTHVASAKVTLFTKVRTQKGRNRFSTFGK